In Methanocella paludicola SANAE, the sequence TTCTGCTGAGAAGAACGGCACAGTCGGGAACACTAGTTATGACCTCGTTGTACGGGGCGAGTTAAGCTCAGATCCCCCGGACGGTTGTTGGCTGGATATCAACTTCCAGGCACCTGACACGGCCCAGTTGCCCTTGGGCATGGCGAACGGGATGGTGCTCGCCGTGGTGAATGTCATCGAGAACCCGAATGGTTGGGGTTACAAGTCGAACCCCACGTATACCCTGAAGATCGAGGGCCTAAACCAGACCATCGACCCGAACGGCGTTTACTATATGGTGAGGAGCGACGGCCCCAATTACCAGGTCCAGACGGTCAGCCTCCTCAATATCGAGGATGGCCAGGTGTCCCTGCAGTTCAACCCAGACGGTGAGGCCGGCGTGTTTACGCTGATGGCGGCCGTGACTGCGATGCCGACACCTACGCCCACGCCCACGCCCACGCCCACGCCCACGCCCACACCCCAGGGTGCCGAGATGTTCGGGTTTCCAATTATCGCGTTCGCTGCGGGGACCATCGTCGGGGCTGCGGGGTTATTCCTGAACTCAAGACGCAAGTAATGTAAACCATCTCATTCCCAACTGGTCGCATAATATGCGGTCATGAGATAGCCCTTGACAGCTAACAGTAATCCTGATTAGTCATGGATAGTTGCCACTTAAATAATTAAGTTTAAAATTTATAAATTAACCTGTCACAATTCGACTTAGAGTGGCAACTTTCTCAAATTTAAGAAAAATAATGTGAAATAATAGTCCTATGATACAATACCTATAACTATTTTTAATAGAAATATCCTGTTCGATGCAGCCTCACTGTACCATCGATGCCCGGCGATATCGGGCCGTTCTTTTTGATTTGGACGGCGTCATCACCGATACCATGCGGTTCCACTATGAGGCGTTTCATAAGGCATTCGAGCGCCTTGGCCTGGACGTAAAATCGCTGGATATCTACACCCATGAAGGCATGCCTTCCATGAAGCTGGGGAGGGCGCTGGTGGAGGAGTACGGCGCCAGCGTGAGCGACGAAGAGCTAAAAAAGACGGTAGATGAGAAGCGGGAGCTTTACCGGCAGATGGCTGAGGGGAATATCAGGGCTTATCCCGGGGTCCCCGAGACCCTGGCCATGCTCCGCGAGAACGGCGTTAAGCTGGCCCTCGTGACAGGCAGTAACCGTAGATCCGTAACCAAGGTCGTGGAAGAGGCAGGCCTGACGGGCATGTTCGACGCCATCGTGACGGGCGAGGACACGGAGAGGGGCAAGCCGTTCCCTGACCCGTACTTGAAGGGGATGGATAAGCTGGGCGCCGATAAGGCTTATAGCGTGGTCGTGGAGAACGCCCCCATGGGCATCAAGGCAGCAAAGGCGGCGGGCGTCGACTACGTTATCGCCGTGACCACGACGCTCCCGGAACAGTATTTCAAGGACGCCGACGATATCATGCCCTCTTTTGCCGATCTGGGCGACTGCCTGGCGAAGCGCATCGAAGCCTCATCAGGTGGATAAGATATGGAATAATATCCGGCATCTGAAAAAACCAAAAAAACGATTATTTATAGAAATCCTATTATATCAGGGCCCTAAAAACGCTGAGGAAAAGGCATATATCCTATACTTATGCTTATAAAACTGTGGACTTCGGCAGAGACTACTATGAAATACTGGGGCTGGAAAGCAAAGCCACCTCTGACGATATCAAAAAAGCGTACAGGGAGCTTGCGAAAAAGTACCACCCCGACATAAACCGGTCATCGACATCGGAAGAGCTCTTCAAGCTCATATCGGAGGCCTACGAAGTCCTGTCTGACGATGCTAAGAGAAGGGAGTACGACCTCTACCGAAAATTAGAGCTGGGAGAGGAACATGGCGAGGCATATACGAACGGCGGCACGGCCGCCACTGCGGGCAGCAGCGCGCCCGCCATGGAAGTAAGGCGCACCCCGCGGCGCCCGATCCCGAACATCGAACGCGGGCAGTTACTAATTCTATCGCTCATCGTCCCCGGATATTACCATATCCTGGCCGGCGAGAAGAAGCTCGGCTACATGATCTTCGGCACGTACTTCATCTTCTGGGCGCTGGCCTTCACCCTGAGCCTGCCCATCGGCTTTCTTGCTTTGCTGGTCTGGATCTTCTCCTTTTATGAGGCATTTAGTAATACGACGAATAGCGCCCACCGGGGTGATTAAGTGAAGGCTCATATGGCCTGTATGGCCGTGCTGCTCATAGTCGCCTTTGTATGTGCTCTCACGCTGCAGATCCCGTCTGCACAGGGGCAGACGCTTGCAGGCCATAACTCCATATCCGGAAGGGTGTACGACGCGAACCACAACGCGATCCCGGGCGCCAAAGTGACCCTGTATTACACGAATTTCAAGATCAACGCCTATTTGCCGGCCGATCCGGTGAAGAGCGCTGATAACCCCCAGTATACGAGTAACGGCGGCACATCGCTCACCGGGCTCTATGTATTTACGGGCCTGTCGTCCGATGTCTATATCGTTACGGCGGAAAAGGATGGCATCGCTTATTCTGAAACCGTCCTCTTAAGGGAGGGTACGGCAACGGCCGACATTACCATCCCGGGCTACATCGACAAGAATTATTCCTCAAGCCCCACGGTTGCGCCCAAGCCGAGCCCGACTTATACGAACGTGATACCAACCGTCAGCGTGCCCATGTCTGACTTCGGGGCGACAATAGGTGAATTGGCCAGCCTGGCGTTAATGGCCCTCGTGGGCCTTCAGCTCGTCGCCGGCGTCGCCATCATCGCTTTCCGTACCGGCCAGAAAAAGTGATCAATCGCTGCCGGATATGGAGCTTCTCCTTTCCGTGAGGACTACGTCCCGCCAGCGGCCGCTCATCCTGCCCAGCCTTTCCCTGGTGCCTACTTCCCTGAACCCGAATTTTTTCTGTAGCGCCAGGCTGGCCGTGTTCTCCGGGAACGTGCCCCCCTGCAGCGTCCAGATACCCTTTTTCTCCGAAAGCTCGATCATCGCCCCCATGAGAGCGCTGCCTACGCCCTTGCCGCGATGCTTTTCGCCGACATAAAGGCTTAATTCGGCGACGCCCCTGTACACCTGCCGGGCCGATACCGGGCTTAATGCCGCCCACCCGAGTACCTCGCCGTTTTCCCGGGCGACGATGGAAAACCCCTCGAGATGCGCAGATATCCAGCGCTCATATGTCGGGACGCTCTGCTCGAACGTCGAGTTGCCCGTGTCAATGCCTTCCCCGTATATGCGGGCCACGCTTTCCCAGTCTTCCGGCCTCATCTCATCGATCATAAGCTCGCCTGGCATACAGGCAATACA encodes:
- a CDS encoding HAD family hydrolase, yielding MQPHCTIDARRYRAVLFDLDGVITDTMRFHYEAFHKAFERLGLDVKSLDIYTHEGMPSMKLGRALVEEYGASVSDEELKKTVDEKRELYRQMAEGNIRAYPGVPETLAMLRENGVKLALVTGSNRRSVTKVVEEAGLTGMFDAIVTGEDTERGKPFPDPYLKGMDKLGADKAYSVVVENAPMGIKAAKAAGVDYVIAVTTTLPEQYFKDADDIMPSFADLGDCLAKRIEASSGG
- a CDS encoding DnaJ domain-containing protein, which produces MDFGRDYYEILGLESKATSDDIKKAYRELAKKYHPDINRSSTSEELFKLISEAYEVLSDDAKRREYDLYRKLELGEEHGEAYTNGGTAATAGSSAPAMEVRRTPRRPIPNIERGQLLILSLIVPGYYHILAGEKKLGYMIFGTYFIFWALAFTLSLPIGFLALLVWIFSFYEAFSNTTNSAHRGD
- a CDS encoding carboxypeptidase-like regulatory domain-containing protein; the protein is MKAHMACMAVLLIVAFVCALTLQIPSAQGQTLAGHNSISGRVYDANHNAIPGAKVTLYYTNFKINAYLPADPVKSADNPQYTSNGGTSLTGLYVFTGLSSDVYIVTAEKDGIAYSETVLLREGTATADITIPGYIDKNYSSSPTVAPKPSPTYTNVIPTVSVPMSDFGATIGELASLALMALVGLQLVAGVAIIAFRTGQKK
- a CDS encoding GNAT family N-acetyltransferase — translated: MPGELMIDEMRPEDWESVARIYGEGIDTGNSTFEQSVPTYERWISAHLEGFSIVARENGEVLGWAALSPVSARQVYRGVAELSLYVGEKHRGKGVGSALMGAMIELSEKKGIWTLQGGTFPENTASLALQKKFGFREVGTRERLGRMSGRWRDVVLTERRSSISGSD